From a single Sphingobium sp. genomic region:
- a CDS encoding cytochrome P450 has product MSDEDQPLPTGYQLSALDPTYRETPWVPLDRLRAADPVHHDQALGRYFLTRGKEVSELIKNRDLNADPRKANEGSFSKTLYGNNSKELSILMLDDPEHKRQRTLVLKAFNKRSVDALLPRIEEIARGLADDIEAAEGEFDFVALFGSPLPTTVMAELLGINAADRKDFRRWSLGCMQALNPFRTPEQTALYEESTTVLADYLAREVDIRRTQPSDDLITRLAQAEEEGDSLTTQDIVLLIRLLLIAGNSTTTDMLGAGVVQLLKNPDQLAKFKARPDLHDNAMDEILRVEPPVTQVLRSAHQDMQVADKQISKGDTIHMSLFGVHLDPEMNPDPHKFDIERKNVQHFAFGGGAHYCLGAGLGKAQAKIALPLLFERFPDLAFAPGREVKHKVAPAFNGYGEVWLVK; this is encoded by the coding sequence ATGTCCGATGAAGATCAGCCGCTTCCCACCGGCTACCAGCTTTCTGCGCTTGATCCGACCTATCGCGAAACGCCTTGGGTGCCGCTTGATCGTCTGCGCGCCGCCGATCCGGTGCACCATGATCAGGCATTGGGCCGTTATTTCCTGACGCGCGGCAAGGAGGTGTCGGAACTGATCAAGAATCGCGACCTGAATGCCGACCCGCGCAAGGCGAATGAAGGCAGTTTCTCCAAGACGCTCTACGGCAATAACAGCAAGGAATTGTCGATCCTGATGCTCGACGATCCCGAGCATAAACGGCAGCGAACCTTGGTGCTAAAAGCGTTCAACAAACGCTCTGTCGATGCGTTATTGCCGCGGATCGAAGAAATTGCCCGCGGCCTTGCCGACGATATTGAAGCGGCAGAAGGCGAGTTTGATTTTGTCGCGCTGTTCGGTTCGCCCTTGCCCACGACTGTCATGGCCGAATTGCTTGGCATCAATGCCGCAGACCGCAAGGATTTCCGCCGCTGGTCGCTGGGCTGCATGCAGGCGCTGAACCCTTTCCGCACGCCCGAGCAGACCGCGCTATATGAGGAATCGACGACCGTGCTTGCCGATTATCTGGCGCGCGAAGTCGATATTCGCCGGACCCAGCCGAGCGACGACCTGATCACCCGCCTTGCGCAGGCTGAGGAGGAGGGCGACAGCCTTACCACACAGGATATCGTGCTGCTTATCCGCTTGCTGCTGATTGCAGGCAATTCGACCACCACCGACATGCTCGGGGCGGGCGTCGTCCAATTGTTGAAAAATCCGGATCAGCTTGCCAAGTTCAAGGCGCGCCCCGATTTGCATGACAATGCGATGGATGAAATCCTGCGGGTCGAGCCGCCGGTGACGCAGGTGCTACGCAGCGCGCACCAAGATATGCAGGTCGCCGACAAGCAGATTTCCAAGGGTGATACGATCCACATGTCGCTCTTCGGCGTGCATTTGGATCCCGAAATGAACCCTGACCCGCATAAATTTGATATTGAACGGAAAAATGTGCAGCATTTCGCTTTTGGCGGCGGCGCGCATTATTGCCTGGGTGCAGGGCTCGGCAAGGCGCAGGCGAAAATCGCATTGCCCTTGCTGTTCGAACGCTTCCCCGATCTTGCCTTCGCGCCGGGCCGGGAGGTGAAGCACAAGGTCGCGCCGGCATTTAACGGCTATGGTGAGGTCTGGCTGGTGAAGTGA